In Sphaerisporangium krabiense, the DNA window TGTGCGATCACCGGGCGCGGGCAGTGATACATCGCCGAGAACACCCGGGGCACGAGCCGGCGCCGCCGCCGCAGGTCGTCGACCGTCATCGTGGCGCGTTCGGTCCGATCCGCGCCGACGCTGAAGGCTCTGCCCCGGCCGCGCACCACGACGCACCGGACGTCCGCCTCTTCCTCGATCTTCGCGAAGACCGCGAGCAGGCACCGGTACATCGGCGTGTTGACCGCGTTGAGCACGTCGGGCCGGTCCAGCGTCACGGTCGCGACGTGCCCCGAGATGCTCAGATCCACGAGCTCCTCGGCCCCGGTGCCTGCCGTTTCCATGGTCTACCGCCGGTGCTTGCCGAGGAAGGACAGCACCGTCTCGTTGAACGCGCGGTAGGACTCCCAGTGCGGGGCGTGCCCCGCCTCACTGAAGATCGCCACCTCGGCGTTGCGGACGTGCCTCGCCATCTCGCGCAGGCGCGTCGGCGGGAGGTACAGGTCGCAGTCGCCGGTGAGCAGGAGCATCGGCGTCCTGATCGACTCGATCGCCGGCCACATCAGCGCGTTCTGCGGGGGCTGCTGCACGGTCGTGACCGGCAGCTGCGCCTGCTCGGTCCACTGCGTCATCGCCGGCGGCTTCGCCGCCCGGTAGGACGGGCCGAGCTCGCGGAACGTCTCGGGCAGCGCGGCCCAGCCCGGCGGCAGGATCGCCGTGGTGCCCTCGTTCCACGCCGGCTCCTGGATCCCCGCCAGCGTCGAGCCCACCGTACAGCTCAGCAGCCGGTCCGGGACCGACAGGCCCGCGTCGAACGCCGCGAACGCGCCCGCGGCCAGGCCGACCAGGTGGAACTTCCCGACGCCGAGCGCGTCCATCAGCGCCACCAGGTCTCCGACGACCGTGCCGGGCCGCTCCGCCGGCCCGGCCTCCGACCCGTGGTATCCGCGTCGTGAGTAGCTGATCACCCGGTAGCCCGCGGCGGCGAAGGCTGCCTGCTGGTAGCCCCACGAGCCGCCGTTCCCGGTGTGCGGGTGCATGAGCACCACGGCCTGGCCCTTGCCCCGGCTCCCGTCGCCGGTGTCCCAGACCGCCAGCTTCACGTCGGGGATCTGCACCTGCTTCCTGCCGGTCATCGCGGGCACCGGGCCCCACGACGTCTGCGCGGGCAGCACGGTCTCGCGCCCGCCCGGCTTCGCGCCGCGCGCCCGTTCAGCCGCGAACGCGGCCGACGGGACGAGCGCGGCGGCGCCGGCCCCTGCAACCCCGGCGAGTACGTGGCGTCGATTGATCGTCCGACCGGTCCTGTCTTTCATCGCATCTCACACTTTCTTGGAA includes these proteins:
- a CDS encoding alpha/beta fold hydrolase, whose translation is MKDRTGRTINRRHVLAGVAGAGAAALVPSAAFAAERARGAKPGGRETVLPAQTSWGPVPAMTGRKQVQIPDVKLAVWDTGDGSRGKGQAVVLMHPHTGNGGSWGYQQAAFAAAGYRVISYSRRGYHGSEAGPAERPGTVVGDLVALMDALGVGKFHLVGLAAGAFAAFDAGLSVPDRLLSCTVGSTLAGIQEPAWNEGTTAILPPGWAALPETFRELGPSYRAAKPPAMTQWTEQAQLPVTTVQQPPQNALMWPAIESIRTPMLLLTGDCDLYLPPTRLREMARHVRNAEVAIFSEAGHAPHWESYRAFNETVLSFLGKHRR